In Leuconostocaceae bacterium ESL0723, the following proteins share a genomic window:
- the rpoE gene encoding DNA-directed RNA polymerase subunit delta gives MALNLDGQHKDELSLVEIATAVLDDQGQAMPFSDMVAAIENYLGVDDTAFRPRLSQFYTDLNTDGSFISLGNNEWALRSWYPVDAIDESIHEIDDEEEKPKRKKSSKKVNVFADNATDDDVIDYNDDDPEDDDFDEVADDNKSDDDDSDDDDDSDQGEEESIDDNLTELAGSDDLDDLSDGDEEK, from the coding sequence ATGGCGTTAAATTTAGATGGGCAGCATAAAGATGAATTGTCACTGGTTGAGATTGCTACGGCAGTCTTAGACGACCAGGGACAGGCCATGCCTTTTTCGGATATGGTTGCTGCAATTGAGAACTATTTAGGGGTTGATGATACGGCCTTCCGCCCCCGTTTGTCCCAGTTTTACACTGATTTAAACACGGATGGTTCCTTCATTTCCCTCGGTAACAACGAGTGGGCCCTGCGTTCTTGGTACCCAGTCGATGCCATCGATGAGTCCATCCACGAAATCGACGACGAGGAAGAAAAGCCAAAGCGTAAGAAGTCCAGCAAGAAAGTCAATGTCTTTGCGGATAACGCGACTGATGACGATGTCATCGACTATAACGATGATGATCCCGAAGACGACGACTTCGATGAGGTTGCTGACGATAACAAGTCGGATGATGACGATTCTGACGACGATGATGACAGTGATCAGGGTGAAGAAGAGTCCATCGATGACAACCTAACTGAGCTGGCAGGTAGTGATGATTTGGACGACCTCAGCGACGGTGATGAAGAGAAGTAA
- a CDS encoding 2-isopropylmalate synthase has product MTRKIRFYDTTLRDGEQTIGVNFDTEEKVAIAQALEDYGIDAIESGFPAASKKDFNAVVQISRAIKQATVVPLARMVRRDIDAAIESTEDAAHRAIHVFIATSPIHRDTKLHMSREEIIDKIKTDITYVKQSVDEIIFSPEDATRTEPDFLVEAVQAALDAGATTINIPDTVGYDTPDEFGAIFDNLRANIKNYDNYGWSTHTHNDLGMANANALAGIAHGATEIQGTINGMGERAGNVDIIEAAVALKVRHDKFQVETNINLKKSKQLAKFIEKLSHMRIAANKAITGSNAFAHESGIHQDGYLKNPATYEILSPDMVGATATLPLGKLSGSHAVADKLSQLGYEVTKQDMAAIFPEFKKIAEQTSIVSDDQLETMMTTITEKQVVSH; this is encoded by the coding sequence ATGACAAGAAAAATTCGTTTTTATGACACAACTTTAAGAGATGGAGAACAGACCATTGGGGTTAACTTTGACACCGAGGAAAAGGTAGCCATCGCCCAGGCCTTAGAGGATTACGGGATTGACGCCATTGAATCTGGCTTCCCCGCCGCTTCTAAGAAGGATTTCAACGCGGTGGTTCAAATCAGCCGCGCCATCAAGCAGGCCACGGTCGTGCCGCTAGCCCGGATGGTTCGCCGCGATATCGATGCCGCAATTGAATCGACTGAAGACGCCGCCCACCGGGCCATCCACGTTTTCATCGCGACCTCACCGATTCACCGCGACACCAAGTTACACATGAGTCGCGAAGAAATCATCGACAAAATCAAGACTGACATTACCTATGTTAAGCAGTCGGTTGATGAGATTATCTTCTCACCGGAAGATGCCACTCGGACTGAACCTGATTTCTTAGTTGAGGCCGTCCAGGCGGCGCTTGATGCCGGGGCAACGACAATCAATATTCCCGACACGGTTGGTTATGACACACCGGATGAGTTTGGGGCCATCTTTGATAACCTGCGCGCCAACATCAAAAACTACGACAACTACGGTTGGTCAACCCACACCCACAACGACTTAGGTATGGCCAATGCCAACGCCTTAGCCGGCATTGCCCACGGGGCCACTGAAATTCAGGGCACGATCAACGGCATGGGTGAGCGCGCCGGGAACGTCGACATTATTGAAGCCGCGGTTGCCTTAAAGGTTCGCCATGATAAGTTCCAGGTTGAGACCAACATCAACCTGAAGAAGTCTAAGCAGTTAGCCAAGTTCATTGAGAAGCTTTCCCACATGCGGATTGCGGCCAACAAGGCCATCACCGGTAGCAATGCCTTTGCCCACGAATCTGGTATTCACCAGGACGGTTACCTCAAGAACCCGGCCACTTACGAAATTCTTTCACCCGACATGGTCGGCGCAACGGCCACCTTACCACTTGGTAAGCTGTCCGGTTCACATGCTGTGGCCGACAAGCTCAGCCAGTTAGGTTATGAAGTGACTAAGCAGGACATGGCCGCCATCTTCCCTGAATTTAAGAAGATTGCGGAACAAACCAGCATCGTGAGTGATGACCAGTTAGAAACGATGATGACGACCATTACTGAAAAACAGGTGGTATCCCATTGA
- a CDS encoding Sua5/YciO/YrdC/YwlC family protein — protein MTETATKKVEWNGGVQPEAIDILKGDGGMIVSPTKVGYIIMTSDKAGLERKFAAKHRKRNKPGVVLCGSMEELKELAEMTPEIEKMYQIHWDQDILLGCILPWKESGKAKIPADGSQELMMDGRETSCFVIKFGKPSENIAREMWEKYHKFSFASSANPSGKGNRGLVSGIGDEIESAADLIIGADDYVASIQPDKNIDTRYEQGVMVSMVDEKGQLIPEQNGKVGVTPAPVVIRKGLDVDKIMKIMSDIFNTWDYRHGFYY, from the coding sequence ATGACTGAAACAGCTACTAAGAAGGTGGAATGGAACGGGGGCGTCCAGCCCGAGGCCATTGACATTTTGAAGGGTGATGGGGGCATGATTGTTAGCCCAACCAAGGTTGGTTACATTATCATGACTTCAGATAAGGCTGGCTTGGAGCGTAAATTCGCCGCTAAGCACCGTAAGCGCAACAAGCCCGGCGTGGTTTTGTGTGGTTCCATGGAAGAACTAAAGGAACTAGCCGAAATGACTCCTGAGATTGAAAAAATGTACCAAATCCACTGGGATCAGGACATCCTCTTGGGTTGTATCCTGCCCTGGAAGGAAAGTGGTAAGGCTAAGATTCCAGCCGATGGTAGCCAGGAACTGATGATGGATGGCCGGGAGACCAGCTGTTTTGTTATCAAGTTTGGTAAGCCCAGTGAAAATATTGCCCGCGAAATGTGGGAAAAGTACCACAAGTTCTCCTTTGCTAGTTCAGCCAACCCTTCTGGTAAGGGTAACCGTGGCCTGGTTTCTGGAATTGGGGATGAGATTGAGTCTGCGGCTGACCTGATTATTGGGGCCGATGACTACGTGGCTTCAATTCAGCCTGACAAGAACATCGACACCCGCTATGAGCAGGGTGTGATGGTATCGATGGTTGATGAAAAGGGCCAGTTGATCCCTGAGCAAAACGGCAAAGTCGGTGTAACGCCGGCCCCAGTCGTAATCCGGAAGGGTCTGGATGTCGACAAGATTATGAAGATTATGAGCGATATCTTTAACACCTGGGACTACCGGCACGGCTTCTACTACTAA
- a CDS encoding HoxN/HupN/NixA family nickel/cobalt transporter, whose product MTNSPSSMSMTAGHSWKADILKYGTCIILILALGTLVMASGISRYPEILGMAGLSFTFGLRHAFDVDHIAAIDNITRKMLNDGKNTRGVGFSFSFGHSMVVVLMSLVTVLFVEWANHTMPVFEQVGGMFGTMVAALLLLLLTVVNSFILRGIWKNFRRMSKDHEQQESDDELMSQSKIYRIFMRLLKLIRHNWQVAVVGFLFGLGFDTATQIAVLATSAAATNAGMAWYTTLAFPLFFTAGMCLMDTLDGFFMSTTYNWIISSSYRKVYFNMILTSISIVAAGFICFVDFIQSSSAMMKWENGLTRWADSLDFNQLGIILVAIFAVAWVIAIAIWKMMNLSKNDINA is encoded by the coding sequence ATGACAAACAGCCCGAGTAGCATGAGTATGACCGCTGGTCACAGTTGGAAAGCTGACATTTTAAAGTATGGTACCTGTATTATTTTGATCTTAGCTTTGGGTACTCTGGTGATGGCTTCCGGTATTAGCCGCTATCCTGAAATTTTGGGGATGGCGGGCCTGTCCTTCACCTTCGGGTTGCGGCACGCCTTCGACGTTGATCACATCGCGGCCATTGATAACATCACTCGTAAGATGCTAAACGATGGTAAGAACACCCGTGGGGTTGGCTTTAGCTTCTCATTTGGCCACTCGATGGTGGTGGTACTGATGTCACTGGTAACGGTCCTCTTCGTTGAGTGGGCCAACCACACCATGCCAGTCTTTGAACAGGTTGGTGGCATGTTTGGTACCATGGTGGCGGCCCTGCTGCTGTTACTGCTGACGGTGGTCAACAGCTTTATCCTGCGAGGGATCTGGAAGAACTTCCGTCGGATGAGTAAGGACCATGAGCAGCAGGAGAGTGACGACGAGCTGATGTCCCAGTCAAAGATTTACCGCATCTTCATGCGTCTGCTAAAGCTTATCCGGCATAACTGGCAGGTAGCCGTGGTTGGTTTCCTCTTTGGACTTGGATTTGACACCGCCACGCAGATTGCGGTGCTAGCCACTTCTGCTGCGGCGACTAACGCCGGGATGGCTTGGTACACGACCCTGGCCTTCCCACTCTTCTTCACCGCTGGTATGTGCCTGATGGACACGCTCGATGGTTTCTTCATGAGTACGACCTATAACTGGATCATTTCTTCCTCTTACCGTAAGGTCTACTTCAACATGATTCTGACTAGTATTTCCATCGTTGCCGCTGGCTTCATCTGCTTCGTGGACTTCATCCAGTCTTCCAGTGCCATGATGAAGTGGGAGAACGGTCTGACCCGCTGGGCCGATAGCCTCGACTTCAACCAGCTTGGGATTATCCTAGTTGCCATCTTCGCGGTGGCCTGGGTTATCGCCATTGCCATCTGGAAGATGATGAACCTTTCTAAAAATGATATTAATGCATAA
- the leuC gene encoding 3-isopropylmalate dehydratase large subunit — translation MSKTLFDKVWEKHVIAGEVGEPQLLYVDLHLIHEVTSPQPFDGLRTSHRKVRRPDLTIATMDHNVPTKDIFNVQDQMSRLQMEALEKNCKEFGVQLASIGDAKQGIVHVVGPERGLTQPAKVIVCGDSHTATHGAFGAIAFGIGTSEVEHVLATQTIWQVKPKTMGIKITGKLPKNTYSKDIIMALIAKYGVSFGNGYAIEFYGETIENLSMEARLTMCNMCIEAGSKTGMVKPDQTTYDYIEGREYAPKDMDAAKEYWSQFYTDDVADFDKVIEFDVSDLKPMITWGTNPGMAMPVTAKTPEIKDENDEAAYDYIGLHPGQTAEDIPLDYLFIGSCTNSRYEDLEEAAKMMKGKHLAPNITAWIVPGSRAVRNKAIETGIAKIFEDAGCEWREPGCSACLAMNPDKIPAGKHAASTSNRNFVGRQGPGSRTHLASPAMVAAAGIAGHFVDITEM, via the coding sequence ATGAGTAAGACCTTATTTGACAAAGTTTGGGAAAAGCATGTGATTGCCGGCGAAGTTGGGGAGCCGCAGCTCCTCTACGTTGACCTGCACCTGATTCACGAGGTGACCAGTCCCCAGCCCTTTGATGGCCTACGGACTAGCCACCGGAAGGTCCGCCGTCCGGACTTAACGATTGCGACCATGGACCACAACGTGCCCACCAAGGACATTTTTAACGTTCAAGATCAGATGTCACGCCTCCAGATGGAAGCCCTAGAAAAGAACTGTAAGGAATTCGGCGTTCAGCTAGCTTCGATTGGGGATGCCAAGCAGGGGATTGTCCACGTGGTTGGTCCTGAACGTGGACTGACCCAACCGGCCAAGGTGATTGTTTGTGGGGATTCCCACACCGCCACCCACGGTGCCTTTGGGGCGATTGCCTTTGGAATTGGTACTTCAGAAGTTGAACACGTCCTGGCCACCCAGACGATTTGGCAGGTCAAGCCCAAGACCATGGGCATTAAGATTACCGGTAAGTTACCTAAAAATACTTACTCCAAGGACATTATCATGGCCCTGATTGCCAAGTACGGGGTTTCCTTTGGTAACGGCTATGCCATTGAGTTTTACGGGGAAACGATTGAAAACCTGTCGATGGAAGCCCGCCTAACCATGTGTAACATGTGTATTGAAGCCGGTTCAAAGACTGGGATGGTCAAGCCTGACCAAACGACCTATGACTACATCGAGGGTCGCGAGTACGCACCAAAGGACATGGATGCGGCTAAGGAGTACTGGTCCCAGTTCTACACCGACGACGTGGCCGACTTTGATAAGGTCATCGAATTTGATGTCAGTGACTTAAAGCCGATGATTACCTGGGGAACCAATCCTGGTATGGCCATGCCAGTGACGGCCAAGACCCCTGAAATTAAGGATGAAAACGATGAGGCGGCCTATGACTATATCGGCCTCCACCCTGGTCAAACGGCCGAAGATATTCCCTTGGACTACCTTTTCATTGGTTCTTGTACCAATTCCCGTTACGAGGACCTAGAGGAAGCCGCCAAGATGATGAAGGGCAAGCACTTAGCGCCCAACATCACGGCCTGGATTGTGCCTGGAAGCCGGGCCGTCCGGAACAAGGCCATTGAAACTGGTATTGCTAAAATTTTTGAAGACGCTGGTTGTGAGTGGCGTGAGCCTGGCTGTTCAGCCTGCCTGGCCATGAATCCGGATAAGATTCCGGCTGGGAAGCACGCTGCTTCAACTTCCAACCGTAACTTCGTTGGCCGCCAGGGACCAGGATCACGGACCCACCTGGCTTCACCAGCCATGGTAGCGGCCGCGGGCATTGCAGGACACTTTGTAGATATTACGGAAATGTAA
- the leuB gene encoding 3-isopropylmalate dehydrogenase yields MAAGLEVLAAVSQHSDFSYETEFLPFGGQGIDEAGDPLPAQTLAAAKQSDAVLLSAIGGPKWDNSPRRPEQGLLEIRSALNLFANIRPTRVSDIQIDRSPLKADIVRGTDFVIVRELTSGAYFGKPRSLKTDEAIDTIYYSQNEVERIMRIGFDLADQRKKKVTIVDKSNVLATSKLWRQVAASVAAQYPEVEVEYRYVDAMSMAIISQPANFDVVITPNLFGDILSDEAAEITGSIGQIPSMSAGEDGPNLYEPIHGSAPDIAGQGIANPISMINTVAMMLRESFQEGELAQVIEAAVDATIKDGTVTPDMGGKFTTQEVTNHIIDYIDGAYTK; encoded by the coding sequence ATGGCCGCCGGCCTAGAGGTTCTGGCGGCGGTTAGCCAGCACAGTGATTTCAGTTACGAAACGGAATTTCTACCATTTGGAGGCCAGGGGATTGATGAGGCTGGTGATCCCTTGCCTGCCCAGACCTTGGCAGCGGCTAAGCAATCTGACGCCGTCTTACTCAGTGCCATTGGGGGTCCCAAGTGGGATAACAGTCCCCGCCGGCCCGAGCAGGGTCTCTTAGAAATTCGCTCAGCCCTCAATCTCTTTGCTAACATTCGCCCAACCCGGGTTAGCGATATTCAAATTGATCGCTCCCCATTAAAGGCTGACATTGTCCGGGGCACCGACTTTGTGATTGTCCGCGAGTTAACCTCGGGCGCCTACTTTGGTAAACCGCGTTCCTTGAAAACTGACGAAGCGATCGACACGATTTACTACAGTCAAAACGAGGTTGAGCGGATTATGCGGATTGGCTTTGACCTGGCTGACCAGCGTAAGAAAAAAGTGACCATCGTCGACAAATCCAATGTCCTAGCTACTTCTAAGCTCTGGCGGCAGGTGGCTGCCAGCGTTGCGGCCCAGTATCCTGAGGTAGAAGTTGAGTATCGCTACGTCGATGCTATGTCGATGGCCATCATTAGTCAGCCGGCTAATTTTGATGTTGTCATTACGCCCAACCTATTTGGTGATATATTAAGTGACGAGGCGGCCGAGATTACTGGTTCGATTGGACAAATCCCGTCCATGTCAGCAGGTGAAGACGGGCCTAACCTCTACGAACCAATTCATGGTTCAGCACCTGACATTGCTGGTCAGGGGATTGCCAATCCGATTTCGATGATTAACACGGTGGCGATGATGCTTCGGGAAAGTTTCCAGGAAGGGGAGCTGGCCCAGGTTATCGAAGCGGCTGTAGATGCGACCATCAAAGACGGGACGGTGACCCCCGATATGGGTGGTAAGTTCACCACCCAGGAAGTGACCAACCACATTATTGATTACATCGATGGAGCGTACACAAAATGA
- a CDS encoding DUF1934 domain-containing protein yields MPEERLVQLQLTTKIFQDGGDERYDFDTHGHLIVRNGAVYLNYDEELPDQEIVQVRFKIRADRIRLNRRAENYRTSLVFALNQKVPATYPTPAGKIEIETQATRLDWQFDEAKAQGELALDYVLYANQTVVGQNQVRLQFQP; encoded by the coding sequence TTGCCAGAAGAGCGTTTAGTCCAGTTGCAGTTGACCACTAAGATTTTCCAAGATGGTGGTGACGAGCGCTATGATTTTGATACCCATGGACACTTAATTGTACGAAATGGGGCGGTCTATCTGAACTACGATGAGGAATTACCGGACCAAGAAATCGTCCAAGTCCGCTTCAAAATCCGTGCCGACCGGATTCGTTTAAACCGGCGGGCCGAGAACTACCGTACCAGCCTGGTCTTTGCCCTAAATCAAAAGGTGCCAGCGACCTATCCGACCCCGGCCGGTAAGATTGAAATTGAGACCCAGGCCACCCGCTTGGACTGGCAGTTTGACGAGGCGAAAGCTCAGGGAGAGTTGGCCCTGGACTACGTACTATATGCTAATCAGACCGTGGTTGGGCAGAACCAGGTCCGGTTGCAATTTCAGCCGTAA
- a CDS encoding HD domain-containing protein, which translates to MVPEKLKQEKVLRDPIHNFIHIQDQLILDLINTPEFQRLRRVQQLGITSSVFHGAEHSRFGHSVGAYELARQITEHFDHYFHTEEPGDGLWDPSERLVTITAALLHDIGHGAFSHTFEHLFKTDHEAMTQQIITGDTEINRVLQTISPDFPNKVAAVIAKTYPNPQVVQLISSQVDVDRMDYLLRDAYYTGTKYGEFDLDRILRTMRPTKNGIAFDIRGMHAVEDYIVSRYQMYLQVYFHPVSRGMEVILEHLLWRVKELYEQGRISEYNQANFIGPLLTPLFEDRPLSLADYLRLDDHVFMTYINIWQSHPDAIVSDLAKRFLNRRPLKSIQINSQTAPLLEQLEGLVKEAGYNPEYYTARNEASDLPYDDYKPKAKKPRTQIDFVLADGTHRELSELSPLVAAIKGRASLDQRFFFPKEMLSTGPDQLFAQVHHDFKSYIKNDALSAPE; encoded by the coding sequence ATTGTGCCCGAGAAACTCAAACAAGAAAAGGTACTCCGCGACCCAATTCATAATTTCATCCATATCCAAGATCAACTGATTTTAGACTTAATTAACACCCCTGAATTCCAGCGGCTGCGCCGTGTCCAACAGCTGGGCATTACCAGCAGTGTTTTCCACGGGGCTGAGCATTCCCGCTTCGGTCATTCCGTGGGGGCCTATGAATTAGCCCGCCAGATTACCGAGCACTTTGACCACTACTTCCACACTGAGGAACCGGGTGATGGGCTCTGGGACCCTAGCGAGCGCCTGGTCACCATCACCGCCGCCCTCCTGCACGATATCGGACACGGGGCTTTCTCCCACACCTTTGAACACCTCTTTAAGACTGACCACGAGGCGATGACCCAGCAGATTATCACTGGTGATACTGAAATCAACCGGGTGCTACAGACGATTTCGCCGGACTTTCCTAACAAGGTGGCGGCGGTCATCGCCAAGACCTATCCCAACCCCCAGGTCGTTCAGCTGATTTCTAGCCAGGTCGATGTCGACCGGATGGACTATCTGCTGCGCGATGCCTACTACACGGGTACCAAGTACGGTGAGTTTGACCTGGACCGGATTCTACGGACGATGCGCCCTACTAAAAACGGGATTGCCTTTGATATCCGGGGCATGCATGCCGTTGAAGACTACATTGTTAGCCGCTACCAGATGTACCTCCAAGTCTACTTCCACCCGGTTTCCCGTGGCATGGAAGTCATCTTGGAACACCTGCTGTGGCGGGTAAAGGAGCTCTACGAGCAGGGTCGGATTAGCGAGTATAACCAGGCCAACTTCATTGGTCCCCTGCTCACGCCGCTCTTTGAAGACCGGCCCTTGTCACTAGCCGATTACCTCCGACTAGATGACCACGTCTTTATGACCTACATTAATATCTGGCAGAGCCATCCAGATGCCATTGTTTCGGACCTAGCCAAGCGCTTCTTAAACCGGCGCCCCCTCAAGTCGATTCAGATTAATAGCCAGACCGCGCCGCTACTAGAGCAGCTCGAAGGTTTGGTCAAGGAAGCCGGCTACAATCCCGAATACTATACGGCCCGCAACGAGGCCTCAGACCTGCCCTATGATGACTACAAGCCCAAGGCTAAAAAGCCCCGGACCCAGATTGACTTTGTTCTGGCTGACGGGACCCACCGGGAACTCTCCGAGCTTTCACCCCTGGTGGCGGCCATCAAGGGGCGGGCTTCCCTGGACCAGCGCTTCTTCTTCCCCAAGGAAATGCTATCAACCGGACCCGACCAACTCTTTGCCCAGGTCCACCACGACTTTAAAAGCTACATCAAAAACGACGCCCTCTCGGCGCCGGAGTAA
- a CDS encoding MFS transporter — MDQTTQLAQRMDATRESPLFYKVFAMIAAGMILDGADVYLASAVNTDFVRDHFATLDQGSIFLSAGFLGLFFGSLLAGFIGDHYGRRTSYQINLLIFGGFTILAAFAPNIWALIVLRFIAAVGLGAEIVTGFSLINEFAPIKARGRWSAFVSVIANTAAPLTLLMSSWVIPHYSWRGTFIIVGVLALILWFIRHNFPESPRWLIDQGRFEEADRIIAEMESRDASETYQPEPEDYDHPVSKISIARGLLVATVTVSAINLVMYTFTSWMPTLLVKQGIEVAHSLTFSAVMMAGAPLGALIGAITVDRIGRKVVISTAFILAAILGLIYAQQWQVAPLLIIGFLLVTTLYVLMAAIVGVYMSELFPTYFRFRGTGIANAVAKILTVFTPTMAAWVLTHLNANYIFYFIAATAIIAAIVVIWFGPETKQRAID, encoded by the coding sequence ATGGATCAAACAACTCAATTAGCACAGCGAATGGATGCCACTCGGGAGTCGCCCTTGTTTTACAAGGTCTTTGCCATGATTGCGGCGGGGATGATTCTGGATGGGGCCGATGTCTACCTGGCCAGTGCGGTGAACACGGACTTTGTGCGTGACCACTTTGCTACCTTGGACCAGGGGTCAATCTTTCTGTCAGCCGGGTTCTTAGGCTTGTTCTTTGGTTCCCTGCTGGCTGGTTTTATTGGTGACCATTATGGGCGGCGGACTTCCTACCAAATTAATCTCTTAATCTTTGGTGGCTTTACCATCCTGGCGGCCTTCGCTCCTAACATTTGGGCCCTGATTGTCCTGCGCTTTATCGCGGCGGTCGGCCTGGGTGCTGAAATCGTGACTGGCTTTTCCCTCATTAATGAGTTCGCGCCGATTAAGGCCCGTGGTCGCTGGAGCGCCTTTGTTTCCGTAATTGCCAACACGGCGGCCCCCCTGACCCTGCTGATGTCATCCTGGGTTATCCCACATTATTCTTGGCGGGGAACCTTTATCATTGTCGGTGTCTTAGCCCTGATTCTCTGGTTTATCCGTCATAACTTCCCCGAATCACCACGCTGGTTAATTGACCAGGGTCGCTTTGAGGAAGCCGACCGGATTATTGCCGAAATGGAAAGCCGGGACGCCAGTGAGACCTACCAGCCCGAACCAGAAGATTACGACCACCCGGTTTCTAAGATTAGTATCGCCCGTGGTCTGCTGGTGGCGACAGTGACGGTTTCGGCCATTAACCTGGTGATGTACACCTTTACGTCTTGGATGCCAACGCTCCTAGTTAAGCAGGGGATTGAAGTGGCCCACTCGCTGACTTTCTCAGCCGTGATGATGGCCGGTGCCCCACTGGGAGCCTTGATTGGGGCCATTACCGTTGATCGGATTGGCCGTAAGGTGGTTATTAGTACCGCCTTTATCCTGGCTGCCATTCTGGGTCTGATTTATGCCCAGCAGTGGCAGGTGGCACCACTCCTAATCATTGGTTTCCTATTGGTTACCACCCTGTATGTCCTGATGGCCGCCATTGTCGGGGTCTACATGTCCGAGCTCTTCCCAACTTACTTCCGCTTCCGTGGAACTGGAATTGCTAACGCTGTGGCCAAGATTCTAACGGTCTTTACACCCACGATGGCTGCCTGGGTGCTGACCCATTTAAACGCCAACTATATTTTTTACTTTATTGCCGCCACTGCGATTATCGCGGCGATTGTGGTTATCTGGTTTGGACCAGAAACCAAGCAACGTGCTATTGATTAA
- the leuD gene encoding 3-isopropylmalate dehydratase small subunit produces MEPFTTTTGEAVVIPYDTINTDLILPKQFLKNILKTGFGKYLFWDWRYLEDGSPNPDFVLNKPEHKNATILITGTDFGSGSSREHAVWALKDYGFKAVIAGGFSDIFYMNATKNGLLPIILPEEDRAILREVKPGETIHIDLPNQSVQYKDHDFHFDMNPQWKEKLIKGEDDIDHTMKFEEQIADFESRRPSFG; encoded by the coding sequence ATGGAACCATTTACTACGACCACGGGAGAAGCAGTTGTAATCCCCTATGACACCATTAACACGGATTTGATTTTGCCCAAGCAGTTTTTGAAAAACATTTTGAAGACTGGCTTTGGTAAGTACCTGTTTTGGGACTGGCGTTACCTGGAAGATGGTTCGCCTAATCCCGACTTTGTCTTGAATAAGCCCGAGCACAAGAATGCGACGATTTTGATTACCGGAACTGATTTTGGTTCGGGTTCATCGCGTGAACACGCCGTGTGGGCTTTGAAGGACTATGGTTTTAAGGCCGTAATTGCTGGTGGTTTCTCTGATATTTTCTACATGAACGCCACCAAGAATGGCTTGTTGCCAATTATTTTGCCTGAAGAAGACCGGGCCATTTTGCGCGAGGTTAAGCCGGGTGAAACCATTCACATCGATTTGCCAAACCAGTCCGTGCAATATAAGGACCATGACTTCCACTTTGATATGAACCCTCAGTGGAAGGAAAAGTTGATTAAGGGTGAGGATGACATTGACCACACCATGAAATTTGAGGAGCAGATTGCCGACTTTGAGAGCCGACGACCTAGCTTTGGATAG
- a CDS encoding iron-sulfur cluster assembly protein, whose translation MADDIEAEITEALTTVIDPELNIDIVNLGFINWIKVDDEGLATINMTLTMLGCPVMTTIEEMVADALKIVPGVESTKVELSWEPAWTIERMTPAARASLGLY comes from the coding sequence ATGGCAGATGACATTGAAGCAGAGATTACCGAGGCCCTGACCACGGTCATTGACCCCGAGTTAAACATCGACATTGTTAACCTGGGGTTCATTAACTGGATTAAGGTTGATGACGAGGGGCTAGCCACGATTAATATGACCTTAACCATGCTGGGCTGTCCGGTGATGACAACCATCGAAGAGATGGTGGCCGATGCCTTAAAGATTGTTCCTGGGGTGGAAAGTACTAAGGTGGAACTGTCTTGGGAGCCGGCTTGGACCATTGAACGGATGACTCCCGCGGCCCGTGCCAGTCTTGGCTTATATTAA